From Daucus carota subsp. sativus chromosome 6, DH1 v3.0, whole genome shotgun sequence:
cgagccaaaaaaaaataaagacaaaccgctagttgactcttaaaatagctaaccaaataattttaatttttttgaaactttgtttatatcactaaaatgtatatatgttaacatccatacggttggatcggtaagaaatattttttaaataattgaaacactaatttaggattaaacactagttagcggtactagttaaccttctacttgactgttaaaatagcaaaccatataaaattattattttccgaaattttggttacatcactaaaatatatatataaattatatgttgaattctgagttcaataacatatataaattataaaaaaaaaccccaaaaatattacattttttcgagctttaacgagccgagctcgagccgagctcgagccgaacatactaaaagctcggctcgagctcgtttacttaacgaacacttttttgtgttcgagctcgagctcgttaacttaacgagccgagccgaacgagctcttaacgagccgagctcgagcttgttcgcgaacagctcggttcgttaaacagccctaaaGGCGGCACTAGCAAGCTGGACTCACTCGCGAACATTAATTGTACTCATCGGACTAGCTAGGAAGCAGGAAACTTGTACTTAACTCCAAGAAATTAACAAGCCACGTGTACCTAAAAACCCCTATATATACATGCAGCTCTCgcaaattttcaaaacaatttgACAGCGTTTAGAAACAAGGAGCAACTATACATGGCTTCTCTGTGGGTGAAGCGCAAGTTTCTTGGGAACGGATCGTATGGCAAAGTTTTCTTGGCACAATCCACGGCATTATTAGCTTACTACAAGTCACCGGCTTTGGTTCCCTTTGTTGCACTCAAATCTTGTTTAGCAAGTCGATCATCGTCTCTGCGACTCGAGAGAGATGTGTTTCGTGAACTCGGAGGCTGTGATAGGATCGTCAAGTGTTTCGGGTCCGGTGTGAGCGTTGAGAATGGGGTAGAGTATTTTGATCTGGTTCTTGAGTATGCGCCGGGTGGAAGTTTGGAACAACTTGTTCGATTTCGAGGGGGAAGGGTACCGGAGATGGAAGCTAGCTGTTATACCAGGATGTTGCTTAAGGGGCTTTCTCATGTGCATGGGAAGGGGTGGGTTTATTGTGATTTGAAGCCGGCTAATATTCTTGTCTTTCCATCGAAGCATGGTGGTGGGGTGTTCAAGTGTTCTCTGAAATTAGCGGATTTTGGGTCGGCTAAGAGGGGTGGGGAAATAAGTTGTGGGTTTGTGGATCCGTGTAGTGGCCGTAAAAACCGAGGAACGTTGCTGTATAGTTCACCCGAATCTGTTGAGTTTGGAGAGCATGAAGCACCGATGGATGTATGGGCGCTCGGATGCATAGTGTTTGAGATGCTTATCGGGGATAATATGTGGTCTAATTATCGCAGCTTCAATGCAAGAGTTCTGGGTGATCTGATTGCTGGCTATCAGGACAGTGGGTTGATATTCTGTGATGATTTGTCCGCCAATGCTGAAGATTTCTTGAGAAAGTGCTTGACGAGAGATGTAGAAGATAGATGGACGGCTGATCAGCTTCTGGAACACCCCTTCATCACTGAGAGCTGCAAGATGTTGCCACTGTCTGAATCAGGCCAAACTCCGAAGATCATGGGCTACCAAAGGATTCCATTCAGTTCTCCTTTCGTCGTCAACAACCCTTCCGTTTTTGTTAATTAATCCTCTCTGATCTTTAAGCTGAATTCTGCTGTTGATTATCATGTAATCAAATGCTTTTAGGGCAGTTTTGCTACTGAAGTACTTGTAACTTGTTCATGTCTATTATAATAGACATTCTGTAATCAAAGCATTCCATTAATAGATTAACTAAACCTTCATAATATCATCACAGAGTGCCAGCAGTTTTTCTAGAAATAATCTAAGAAAACATGAGAGACTAACATCTGAAACTTCGTCGCTGACGTTCTAATTGTTAACTTGAGAGTAAAACAGCTCCCACTTGTTTAACTTAATCAACTACCAACTTTGCAACTTATGTTCTTAACTAATTAACTACGATGTCCTCACGGATTTGGTATCTTACATATGGACTCTGGCCCTCTTTGAGCTGCAAGTAGGGCACTTGTACTGCTTGATATGTTCAGCCTTGGCAGGGGTGATTTTTACGCATTTCCCATGGAACCATCTCTCACACACATCACAGCAAATCCAGAATTCATCAGCCGCATATTTGTCTCCACAAGAACCACAAATTGTTCCCTGTCCTTCGTCAGCCTCATCACCATCACTTTCTCCCGCTTCATTGGGTGGAGGAGTCATCTTTGCTTTGGAGTAAGACTCATATGTTCGAGACTGCCAGAGAAAGAACAAAAGAATgaccaaaaatcataataagTGTAACTACAAGCCTAGAGtttgaagatatatataacCTTGTTCCCATTAGATTTGCTTTTACTCCCATTACTGCGAGCAGAGTCCTTAGACTGTTTAGCACAGCCTGTTACAACTTCAAATACAGTTGGTAGCTCATTTATCATCTGGAAAAGCCTCTTCCTGCAAATTCCAAGACCTGACGCAAGTGAAAACCAACACTCTCtgaagaatattttttttcccagCTTGCACATAAAAGCATGGAAACGTATATTTATGTTCCCTTGATGAATGAAGGCATTCATCTCTTCCAAGTTATTACCACAGTGCAATGTTAGATCTCCTCTATTTATTCACTGTGCAGAATGTGGCCCACAAgaactagcatctgagttcacttgataaaaatgaagaattTAAATCAAAAGTATAAAATGCAAAGTCACTTGCGCTTAGCTGGAGCACcttttaaactttttaaaaatgtgCAGCTTTTCAAAGGTAATGAATGAGagaaaaaaacacaaaacagGAGCTTCGAAGGTGTCTGACTTAAGGGTCTAACAAATGAGGACATACATAGGTCAAAGTCCAGGTTCAAAATCACCTATAAGACACCAGGAAATTTGCAAATAAAGCACAAGAAACAGGAATGAAGAACCTTTGGTAATAATCTGGATTGCCTGGGTATATTgccaaaatataatcaaatctACTATTAAAAAAGACCCCtgtaataattatattactattttcatgcTTCAGCATAACTATACGTTAACGTCATTATGCTTGAGCATAGCTATACGTCATTATGCTTGAGCCCTTGGTTTTTTGGGGTTTATTACAGGTTACCTGATGGATGTCTTTTGTTGTTACACTTGATTATATACTTTTTCTGGGAATAGCAACTATTAATTATTCTTGGGATTCATATAACTCTTGCAATAAATCTTGTTTTATATACTGTCCAGAATCATGAACTCGTGATATGTCGCAGAAAGCCAAAAGGCAATCACATTAACATTTAAGATTAACATTTAATTTGCTAAACAAAGAGCAGCAAGCCTATCATTTAAGAAAAAAAGGTTCAAATTGTTAATTAAATACCATCAAAAGCAATATCCAGAAGAAAAACATACAGATCTATTAAAGATGCAAGAAAAGTTTGTTCCGCAGGAACACCAAAGAAATTAGATAATGAAATTCATGTACAAAATGTCACAATAtgctatatatttgattttatttattttaattgtaaCACATGCTGTGAAATCACAAACAATAGtcagatacacacacacacatatataactaaCTAAGCTGGCACTAGAGGAATATAATTGCAGCAGTTAAGGTGTAAATGTCAGCATTACCAATTGTAAAGGTGAACACTGAATGAACATCTTACTGCAgtgttaaacaaaaaaaattaaaaattggcATAAAAGATAACCAAAGTTATATATGACATTCTGAGTTCTAAAAACTATACCTGTCATTCTTGTTGAAACAAAAACGAGCGCCAAAATAAAATGCAACAGAAATCAACCACGAATCACTGTGAACTGCAACAAGTGATAACCAGTCCTTCTCTTGCATCCCATCCCTTGCAAAATTAATGCCTAATGCTGGCTCGGGTATTTCAGGAGGCACCTCCTCAACAGGCAGATTGACTTCCCATTTCTCAGTTGGCAAGCCATATAAACACAGATTTTCCTTCTCTGAAAGTACAAACATCAAGAAGgatatattatgatatatatatatatatatatgaaacgtTAAAATTATGTGATATTAACATCTGCATTTATATATTCGACCAGCAATGCAGAGTAAAACAATAATAGCCTCAGAAATATAAAGCTCAAGCAA
This genomic window contains:
- the LOC108225990 gene encoding mitogen-activated protein kinase kinase kinase 20, whose translation is MASLWVKRKFLGNGSYGKVFLAQSTALLAYYKSPALVPFVALKSCLASRSSSLRLERDVFRELGGCDRIVKCFGSGVSVENGVEYFDLVLEYAPGGSLEQLVRFRGGRVPEMEASCYTRMLLKGLSHVHGKGWVYCDLKPANILVFPSKHGGGVFKCSLKLADFGSAKRGGEISCGFVDPCSGRKNRGTLLYSSPESVEFGEHEAPMDVWALGCIVFEMLIGDNMWSNYRSFNARVLGDLIAGYQDSGLIFCDDLSANAEDFLRKCLTRDVEDRWTADQLLEHPFITESCKMLPLSESGQTPKIMGYQRIPFSSPFVVNNPSVFVN
- the LOC108224646 gene encoding PHD finger protein ALFIN-LIKE 7, translated to MDARQTVPRSVEEVFDDFRGRRAALIKALTTDMQKFYQECDPEKENLCLYGLPTEKWEVNLPVEEVPPEIPEPALGINFARDGMQEKDWLSLVAVHSDSWLISVAFYFGARFCFNKNDRKRLFQMINELPTVFEVVTGCAKQSKDSARSNGSKSKSNGNKSRTYESYSKAKMTPPPNEAGESDGDEADEGQGTICGSCGDKYAADEFWICCDVCERWFHGKCVKITPAKAEHIKQYKCPTCSSKRARVHM